A single Curtobacterium sp. MCSS17_015 DNA region contains:
- the proP gene encoding glycine betaine/L-proline transporter ProP, with the protein MPANETPKQTHGDRPLRTKGAVKRARRKLTEDDVTVVEESLLKRAVAAAALGNAMEWFDFGIFAYLTVTISKVFLPAGDPTSNLVATFGFFAAAFIVRPIGGAVFGPIGDRIGRQKVLALTMILMAAGTLMIGLIPSYDTIGFWAPVLLLVARFVQGFSTGGEYGGAATFIAEYSPDKRRGFMGSWLEFGTLAGYVLGASIVTILQYTLPEDALLSWGWRIPFIVAGPLGLIGLYLRLKLEETPAFQKQQEQAAERESQKTPFLKLFAENWRSLIVCIGLVLVFNVTDYMLLSYMPTYLETNLGQNATFGLILIVIVMILMMVVITFGGRLSDRFGRRPVLAAGCIGFIVLSWPALELVQTGTGPGVFAGLLILGLVLVTFTSTMPSTLPALFPTIIRYGALAIAFNVSVSLFGGTTPLATQALIAGAKDAGFGWAEDIPAFYLMLAAVIGLVAVYFTKETASSPLMGSGPTVAHEDEVADVIADYNDPTSELAQSDWAKDFSTSQIPIVSADGPVDTQDRAPAGS; encoded by the coding sequence TTGCCAGCCAACGAGACACCGAAGCAGACGCACGGGGACCGCCCGCTGCGGACGAAGGGCGCCGTCAAGCGCGCACGACGGAAACTCACCGAGGACGACGTCACCGTCGTCGAGGAGTCGCTGCTCAAGCGTGCCGTCGCCGCAGCGGCCCTCGGCAACGCCATGGAGTGGTTCGACTTCGGCATCTTCGCCTACCTGACGGTCACGATCTCGAAGGTGTTCCTGCCGGCGGGCGACCCGACCTCGAACCTGGTCGCCACGTTCGGCTTCTTCGCCGCCGCGTTCATCGTCCGTCCGATCGGCGGCGCGGTGTTCGGCCCGATCGGCGACAGGATCGGCCGGCAGAAGGTCCTCGCGCTGACGATGATCCTGATGGCCGCGGGCACGCTCATGATCGGCCTGATCCCGTCCTACGACACGATCGGCTTCTGGGCCCCGGTGCTGCTGCTCGTCGCCCGCTTCGTGCAGGGGTTCTCGACCGGCGGTGAGTACGGCGGTGCGGCGACCTTCATCGCGGAGTACTCGCCCGACAAGCGCCGCGGCTTCATGGGCTCCTGGCTCGAGTTTGGCACGCTCGCTGGCTACGTGCTCGGCGCGTCGATCGTGACGATCCTGCAGTACACGTTGCCCGAGGACGCCCTGCTCAGCTGGGGCTGGCGCATCCCGTTCATCGTCGCCGGACCGCTCGGCCTCATCGGGCTCTACCTGCGTCTCAAGCTGGAGGAGACCCCGGCGTTCCAGAAGCAGCAGGAGCAGGCGGCCGAGCGCGAGTCGCAGAAGACGCCGTTCCTCAAGCTCTTCGCCGAGAACTGGCGCTCGCTCATCGTCTGCATCGGCCTGGTCCTCGTGTTCAACGTGACCGACTACATGCTGCTGTCGTACATGCCGACCTACCTCGAGACGAACCTCGGGCAGAACGCCACGTTCGGCCTCATCCTCATCGTGATCGTGATGATCCTCATGATGGTCGTCATCACGTTCGGCGGACGGCTGTCGGACCGGTTCGGGCGTCGCCCCGTGCTGGCCGCGGGGTGCATCGGGTTCATCGTGCTGTCCTGGCCGGCACTCGAGCTCGTGCAGACCGGCACCGGCCCCGGGGTCTTCGCCGGCCTGCTCATCCTCGGTCTGGTCCTGGTCACGTTCACCTCGACCATGCCGTCGACCCTGCCGGCGCTCTTCCCGACGATCATCCGCTACGGCGCACTGGCGATCGCCTTCAACGTGTCGGTGTCGCTGTTCGGCGGTACGACACCGCTCGCGACGCAGGCGCTCATCGCGGGCGCGAAGGACGCGGGCTTCGGGTGGGCCGAGGACATCCCCGCCTTCTACCTCATGCTCGCCGCCGTCATCGGGCTGGTCGCGGTGTACTTCACGAAGGAGACCGCGAGCTCACCGCTGATGGGCTCCGGCCCGACGGTCGCGCACGAGGACGAGGTCGCCGACGTCATCGCGGACTACAACGACCCGACGTCGGAGCTCGCGCAGTCCGACTGGGCGAAGGACTTCTCGACGAGCCAGATCCCGATCGTGTCCGCCGACGGTCCGGTGGACACGCAAGACAGGGCACCCGCCGGCTCCTGA